The genomic DNA CAAAAGTCGATTGCGACAATCAACAGTGAAATGAAGGATTTGATCCAGAAAGCGAAGACGAATAAGCTGAAGCCTTCTGAAATGAAAGGCGGAACGTTCACGATCAGTAATGTCGGACCGCTTGGCAGTACTGGAGCGACGCCGATCATCAATCATCCTGAAGTCGGCTTGATGGCCTTCCATAAAACGAAAAAGATGCCAGTCGTCATCAATGATGAAATCGTGATCCGTTCAATCATGAATGTCTCAATGACGTTCGACCACCGAGTAGCGGACGGTGCGACTGCTGTCGCCTTCACGAACCGTTTCATGCACTATATTGAGAACCCTGCAGCAATGACATTGGAGCTGATATAGATGGTTGTAGGTGAAGTGATTCAAGAACGCGAGCTAATCATCGTGGGAGGCGGACCTGGTGGCTATAACGCCGCCATCCGTGCCGCACAGCTCGGTTTGGAAGTGACATTGATTGAAAAAGGAGAACTCGGTGGCATCTGTTTGAGTAAGGGATGCATTCCGTCCAAGCTATTCGCTCATACAGCGGATAAGCTTTCGGATTGGAAGCATATGCAGCAGCTCGGAATTGAAGCCGGCGAGCCGAACTTCAACATGGAACAGCACCGGAAATATATGAACCAGACGGTCTCTGGCTTGCAAAAAGGCGTCGAGGCGCTCTGCAAAGCGAACAAAATTGAAGTCATCAACGGTTCGGCATCTTTTATGACGGGTAACCGTATCGGAGTCGAATCCGGTGATACGTTCGAAATGTACAAATATGAGAAGGCGATCGTTGCAACAGGTGCATCTGTCCATGTTCCTGATGGAGTCGATTTGAGTGAAGAACGAGTCTACACCGCCCAAGACATCTACTCGATTGAAGCAATTCCGGAGCATCTCGTCATTTATGGGTCTGACTACATTGCGCTTGAAGCGGCAACGAGCTTCAATGCACTTGGCGCAAAAGTGACGATTGTGCTGGATGGTGAAAGTGATCTCGGATTTGATCCGGACATCAACAAAGAGCTTAACCGTGTCTTGAAAAAGTCCAAAGTGAAGGTTGTTAAAGACAGCAGTTTGGATTCAGTGGAATCAAATGCAGATCAAGTCACACTCCACCTCATAAAAGGGGAGGAAAAAGTGACATTGGAAGGCAGCCACCTCCTCGTATCCGCTGGCTTCAGACCGAATACGAAGGAGTTAGGACTGGACGCATTGAAGGTTGAGACCGATGACAACGGATTCCTTGTCGTGAACGAGCATAGTGAAACGAGTGCGCAAGGTGTATATGCAGTTGGGGATGTCACGATCGGACCTGCTTTAGCGGTCAAAGCGATCAAGCAAGGGAAAGTAGCAGCAGAACACGCAGCTGGTCAGTCAACAGAATTGAATCTCCGCTATCTTCCGACTGTCGTCCACACGTCGACACCGATTGCTTATGCTGGTTTGACGGAAGAGGAAGCAAAGGCTGAAGGATTCGACGTGACTGCCGGTCAGTTCTCGATGTCCGGAAATGGTTTTGCGAGTATAACAGGTAAAAAAGAAGGCCTCGTCAAGATCATCAAAGACAGTAAGACGGATCTCTTGCTTGGGGTTCATATGATCGGGCAAGGTGCGGTAGAAATGATTTCATCTGGCGTTACAGCATTAGAAATGGCAGCACGGGACGAAGACATCCTGTATCCATTCTACCCGCATCCAAGCTTCAACGAAGGATGGTTGGAAGCGCTCGAAAGCATGACTGGAACCGCAATCCACGTACCACCGAACAAACAACAGAAAAAAGACGCTCAACCGGTTGGATGAGTTGAAAAAGAGGGTGGCGCAGGCCACCCTCTTCATATTTAAAATGTAATTGGTCTATATTTTAGCGAATATACGTATAATTCTCGAAATATACGTATAAATCTCAGAATATGTTTATAATTTCTGTATTTTAATGGATTATCGTCAAAATAGGCTCATATTTGCGCAGCTCCATTAAATGATACTGTACTCCATTACGAATAATGAACGATCAGGAACAAATTACATGGATCCGCTGATGAATTCTTATATGTATGTTCATAATCGGCTGAGAAACGGAATGCTTCCCCGGCTTTTAGATGGTGGACGGAGCCTTCAATCTCTACCGTCATCTCCCCTTCATGCAAAAAAAGATATTCCTCGACGCCATTGATGTGAGCTGGGCTCGTGTACTTGCAGCCAGGCTCCATCGTTACGGCATAGACCTCAAAATTCCGCTTCGGTTCAGTCGGAAACAACGTATGAACGAGATAGCGGCCTTCATCCTCAAGCAAAGGATTCACTTCATCAATCTTCACTTTTGAAAATTTCGGTGTATCTTCCTCAACGAACGAGGAAAATGAAATGCCAAGGCCGGTAGCAATTTTCCAGAGTGTACTGATGGTCGGACTTGAGGTTCCCCGTTCAATCTGCCCTAGCATCGCTTTACTCACCTGTGTTATTTTCGACAATTCATCCAAGCTCAGTTTACGTTCAGTGCGGATTGCTTTTAATTTATCACCGATCATTTGATTCACATCATGGGCCATAAGAAATTCTCCTTGACTAGAAATATGTTA from Pseudalkalibacillus sp. SCS-8 includes the following:
- the lpdA gene encoding dihydrolipoyl dehydrogenase → MVVGEVIQERELIIVGGGPGGYNAAIRAAQLGLEVTLIEKGELGGICLSKGCIPSKLFAHTADKLSDWKHMQQLGIEAGEPNFNMEQHRKYMNQTVSGLQKGVEALCKANKIEVINGSASFMTGNRIGVESGDTFEMYKYEKAIVATGASVHVPDGVDLSEERVYTAQDIYSIEAIPEHLVIYGSDYIALEAATSFNALGAKVTIVLDGESDLGFDPDINKELNRVLKKSKVKVVKDSSLDSVESNADQVTLHLIKGEEKVTLEGSHLLVSAGFRPNTKELGLDALKVETDDNGFLVVNEHSETSAQGVYAVGDVTIGPALAVKAIKQGKVAAEHAAGQSTELNLRYLPTVVHTSTPIAYAGLTEEEAKAEGFDVTAGQFSMSGNGFASITGKKEGLVKIIKDSKTDLLLGVHMIGQGAVEMISSGVTALEMAARDEDILYPFYPHPSFNEGWLEALESMTGTAIHVPPNKQQKKDAQPVG
- a CDS encoding helix-turn-helix domain-containing protein, yielding MAHDVNQMIGDKLKAIRTERKLSLDELSKITQVSKAMLGQIERGTSSPTISTLWKIATGLGISFSSFVEEDTPKFSKVKIDEVNPLLEDEGRYLVHTLFPTEPKRNFEVYAVTMEPGCKYTSPAHINGVEEYLFLHEGEMTVEIEGSVHHLKAGEAFRFSADYEHTYKNSSADPCNLFLIVHYS